One Rhodothermales bacterium genomic window carries:
- the uxuA gene encoding mannonate dehydratase: MRMTFRWYGADDRVTLAYIRQIPGLVGIVSALYDIPPGAVWPLERILALKASIEDAGLAFDVVESIPVHEDIKLGRPSRDAYIDAYCRSVEHLGAAGIPVLCYNFMTVFDWTRTRVDMPMPDGSTTLSYDHEELKRIDLSSVGKSLPAWATSYSARQIDELFDAYKQVDEERLWDHLAYFLERVVPVAEAAGVKMAIHPDDPPWSTLGLPRIIGSQAALRRFIRLVDSPANGVTLCTGSLGANPANDLPAITREIGGAGRIHFAHSRNVRVTGDKKFHESEHPSRFGSVPMLEVMKAYRDVGFKGPMRPDHGRMIWGETGRAGYGLYDRALGAMYLQGLWEGVSEGKR; encoded by the coding sequence ATGCGAATGACCTTCCGCTGGTACGGCGCCGACGACCGGGTTACACTGGCATACATCCGCCAGATCCCCGGGCTCGTCGGCATCGTCAGCGCTTTGTATGACATCCCGCCCGGCGCCGTATGGCCGCTGGAGCGGATCCTGGCGCTCAAGGCGTCCATCGAGGACGCCGGCCTGGCGTTCGACGTCGTCGAGAGCATCCCCGTCCACGAGGACATCAAACTCGGCCGGCCCTCCCGCGACGCGTACATCGACGCCTACTGCCGCAGCGTCGAACACCTGGGCGCGGCCGGCATCCCCGTGTTGTGTTACAACTTCATGACGGTGTTCGACTGGACGCGTACCCGCGTCGACATGCCGATGCCCGACGGGTCCACCACCCTCAGCTACGACCACGAGGAGCTGAAGCGGATCGACCTCTCGTCGGTCGGGAAGTCCCTGCCGGCCTGGGCCACGTCCTACTCCGCCCGCCAGATCGACGAACTCTTCGATGCCTACAAACAGGTCGATGAGGAGCGACTGTGGGATCATCTGGCGTATTTCCTCGAACGCGTCGTGCCCGTCGCGGAGGCCGCCGGCGTCAAGATGGCCATCCACCCGGACGACCCGCCGTGGTCCACCCTCGGCCTCCCGCGCATTATCGGCTCGCAGGCGGCGCTGCGGCGATTTATCCGGCTCGTCGACAGCCCGGCCAATGGGGTCACGCTCTGCACGGGATCCCTGGGCGCCAACCCGGCGAATGACCTGCCGGCCATCACGCGCGAAATTGGCGGCGCCGGCAGGATCCACTTCGCCCACTCCCGCAATGTGCGGGTTACGGGCGATAAAAAATTCCACGAGAGTGAACACCCGTCCCGCTTCGGAAGCGTCCCGATGCTGGAGGTGATGAAGGCCTACCGGGACGTCGGCTTCAAAGGCCCCATGCGGCCGGACCACGGACGAATGATCTGGGGCGAAACCGGCCGCGCCGGCTACGGCCTCTACGACCGCGCCCTCGGCGCAATGTACCTCCAGGGGTTGTGGGAAGGCGTGAGCGAAGGCAAAAGGTAA